A window of Pirellula sp. SH-Sr6A contains these coding sequences:
- a CDS encoding phosphatidate cytidylyltransferase, which translates to MLSRRLFSAAVLISLSLGLIWLDLNHQVRGQAGLWTIPMLAFFALGTVWEFATLLGRRWAVSAPMVTWHASIALLIGLFPIGYSVVMQKSYPTDCPVGRLGWILIGSMVGVGLNGVHALTLFRPPAELSASEEEKNAWHQRTLLGWLLSSVIICYVISGLSLWHVIRMRGESSGLYELIALLAIVKLADAGAYFSGKLFGKTKLIPSVSPGKTMEGLLGGYLFSIAAAYLALRWALPLMGVSPGLTGWGPALLAILLTTAGLVGDLLESMVKRSVGAKDSGNLLPGLGGVWDVTDSVLPASYIGYLGLIAQL; encoded by the coding sequence GTGCTATCGCGAAGGCTTTTTTCTGCAGCGGTTCTGATCAGCCTTTCGCTCGGGCTGATTTGGCTGGACTTGAATCATCAAGTCAGGGGGCAAGCGGGGCTTTGGACGATCCCGATGTTAGCGTTTTTCGCATTGGGGACTGTCTGGGAGTTTGCCACCTTGCTGGGCCGCCGTTGGGCTGTTTCGGCGCCAATGGTCACATGGCACGCATCGATTGCTTTGTTGATTGGCTTGTTCCCTATCGGGTATAGCGTGGTCATGCAAAAGAGCTATCCCACCGATTGTCCCGTCGGTCGATTAGGCTGGATCTTGATCGGCTCCATGGTGGGGGTCGGATTGAATGGTGTTCATGCGTTGACCCTTTTTCGTCCACCTGCCGAACTGAGCGCGAGCGAGGAAGAAAAGAATGCTTGGCACCAGCGAACCTTGCTCGGCTGGTTGCTCTCTTCGGTCATCATCTGCTACGTCATCTCGGGCTTATCCCTGTGGCATGTGATTCGCATGCGAGGCGAGTCAAGCGGGCTTTATGAGCTCATCGCCTTGTTGGCGATCGTAAAACTGGCAGACGCCGGGGCTTACTTTTCCGGTAAACTGTTCGGTAAAACCAAACTAATCCCTTCGGTATCTCCCGGGAAAACGATGGAAGGACTCCTCGGCGGCTATCTTTTCTCGATTGCGGCGGCATATTTGGCGCTACGATGGGCGTTACCTTTGATGGGAGTTTCGCCCGGCCTCACCGGTTGGGGCCCCGCATTGTTGGCAATTCTGTTGACAACAGCGGGTTTGGTAGGGGATTTGCTGGAATCGATGGTCAAGCGGAGCGTGGGTGCCAAAGACAGCGGCAATTTGCTTCCGGGTTTGGGAGGGGTTTGGGATGTGACCGATTCGGTCCTCCCGGCTTCTTACATCGGTTACCTAGGATTGATCGCCCAGCTTTAA
- the ychF gene encoding redox-regulated ATPase YchF, with protein MEAGIVGLPNVGKSTLFNALTGAGNAQAANYPFCTIEPNEGIVSVPDDRLTRITKYIVPQKVIPAILKLVDIAGIVKGASEGQGLGNKFLSHIREVDAILQVVRCFTDPDVIHVGGKVDPLSDIETIETELMFADIETLEAALPKAERAARTGDKEAKLRTTAIQHCLEFLHKEEPLRKLKLEEAEAKAISSFGLMTAKPILYIANVDENDLEGKSEPVQKVREFAEKIGAQVVPVCAKLEAEIAELDEPDRSEMLAAVGLAQPALHVVAQRAYQTLGLQSYFTAGEKEVRAWTIPIGATAPQAAGVIHSDFERGFIRAEVYRLEDLETFGNEKDIRQAGKLRTEGKSYVMQDGDICHFLFNV; from the coding sequence ATGGAAGCTGGTATTGTCGGACTGCCCAACGTGGGTAAGAGTACGTTGTTCAATGCATTGACGGGAGCGGGGAATGCGCAAGCTGCCAACTATCCGTTCTGCACCATCGAACCGAACGAAGGAATTGTAAGCGTTCCCGATGATCGGCTGACACGCATCACCAAGTACATCGTTCCGCAAAAAGTTATTCCTGCGATTTTGAAGCTAGTCGATATTGCGGGGATCGTGAAAGGGGCGAGCGAAGGCCAGGGGTTGGGGAACAAATTCCTCAGTCACATTCGCGAGGTGGATGCCATCCTTCAAGTCGTGCGATGTTTTACCGATCCCGATGTGATTCACGTGGGAGGCAAGGTCGATCCTCTTTCGGACATCGAAACGATTGAGACCGAATTGATGTTCGCGGACATCGAGACGCTCGAAGCCGCGTTGCCCAAAGCGGAACGGGCTGCTCGAACGGGGGACAAGGAAGCGAAGCTGCGAACGACGGCCATTCAGCACTGCTTGGAGTTCCTTCACAAAGAGGAACCGCTTCGCAAATTGAAGCTGGAGGAAGCGGAAGCGAAAGCCATTTCCAGTTTCGGATTAATGACGGCAAAACCGATTCTCTATATCGCCAACGTGGACGAGAACGATTTGGAGGGGAAGAGTGAACCGGTTCAAAAGGTACGCGAGTTCGCGGAAAAGATCGGGGCTCAGGTTGTACCCGTGTGCGCGAAACTCGAGGCCGAGATCGCAGAGTTGGACGAGCCGGACCGAAGCGAAATGTTAGCGGCGGTGGGATTGGCGCAGCCGGCGTTGCATGTGGTAGCACAAAGAGCTTATCAAACACTCGGTTTGCAAAGTTACTTCACCGCAGGCGAAAAGGAAGTGAGGGCTTGGACGATCCCCATCGGAGCTACAGCCCCCCAAGCGGCGGGAGTGATCCACAGCGACTTCGAGCGTGGATTCATTCGAGCCGAAGTTTACCGTCTCGAGGACTTGGAAACCTTTGGGAACGAGAAAGATATCCGGCAAGCTGGTAAACTGAGGACGGAGGGCAAGTCGTATGTGATGCAGGACGGCGACATTTGCCACTTCTTGTTCAACGTGTAA
- the lysS gene encoding lysine--tRNA ligase, which yields MADSREQDNTGLGVHQAARLEKLHKIEALGLDPWGQRFDERSFIRSVRELADQVKYRKEDGTLVELPDLEQLAAAGTPVDYKAWKGEQGPGEEIGPTVRVAGRILLLRSAGKLSFLNIRDWTGDIQILLAKGQVSDEDLDVIKLLDFGDLVGIDGRLGRTNTGELTVFATKLHFMTKTLEPPPEKHAGLQDPELRQRMRYVDLTYNPESLDRFTKRTKIIHSIRSTLAKHQFVEVEGPTLHTIAGGAAAKPFVTHHNALDMQLFLRIALELHLKRLLVGGIERVYEMGRVYRNEGISPKHNPEFTMIELYWAYANYETMMDLTQQIICEAIQATGQGYQLKWGDLDIDFTPPFQRRTYSDLFEEHTGLSFHDDAGIAKLAKKIGLQPDGKHPDVVKSEVFEEKVEDALIGPIFVIDYPASICPLTKRKTGKPEIAERFELFIHGMELANAYTELNDPILQEDLFRTQLDGMAEEDSMAKMDHDFVRALRHGMPPAGGLGIGIDRLIMLLTNAKSIRDVILFPLLRHES from the coding sequence ATGGCTGATTCTCGCGAACAAGACAACACCGGTTTAGGCGTTCATCAGGCGGCGAGGCTCGAAAAACTCCACAAAATAGAAGCTCTGGGGCTCGATCCCTGGGGGCAGCGTTTTGACGAGAGGAGCTTCATCCGCAGTGTTCGCGAGCTTGCAGATCAAGTCAAGTACCGGAAGGAGGATGGAACCCTCGTCGAACTTCCCGACTTGGAGCAGCTAGCAGCGGCAGGCACCCCAGTCGACTACAAGGCTTGGAAGGGGGAGCAGGGCCCAGGTGAAGAAATTGGTCCTACGGTGCGCGTTGCAGGCCGAATCTTGCTGTTGCGTTCCGCTGGCAAGCTTTCGTTTTTGAATATCCGGGACTGGACAGGTGATATTCAGATTTTGCTGGCAAAGGGACAGGTCAGCGATGAGGACTTGGATGTGATCAAGCTCCTCGATTTCGGTGATTTGGTAGGTATCGATGGGCGGCTGGGGCGGACCAACACCGGTGAGTTGACGGTGTTCGCGACCAAGCTTCACTTTATGACCAAAACACTCGAGCCGCCTCCCGAGAAGCATGCGGGATTGCAAGATCCAGAGCTTCGACAACGCATGCGATATGTGGATCTCACCTACAATCCTGAGTCGCTCGATCGGTTTACCAAGCGGACGAAGATCATCCATTCCATCCGTTCCACGCTCGCCAAGCACCAGTTTGTCGAGGTCGAAGGACCGACGTTGCATACGATTGCTGGAGGGGCTGCGGCCAAACCGTTCGTAACGCATCACAACGCGCTCGATATGCAGTTGTTCCTACGCATCGCCCTGGAGCTTCATCTGAAGCGTCTCCTGGTCGGGGGCATCGAACGGGTTTATGAAATGGGCCGGGTCTACCGCAACGAAGGGATCAGCCCAAAGCATAACCCTGAGTTCACCATGATTGAGCTCTATTGGGCTTATGCCAATTACGAGACCATGATGGATTTGACCCAGCAGATTATCTGCGAGGCAATCCAAGCGACCGGTCAAGGCTATCAGCTCAAGTGGGGGGATCTCGATATCGATTTCACTCCTCCCTTCCAACGCCGAACGTATAGCGATCTGTTCGAAGAACACACCGGTTTATCTTTCCATGACGATGCGGGAATCGCGAAGCTGGCCAAGAAGATTGGACTCCAGCCCGATGGAAAGCATCCGGATGTCGTGAAGAGCGAAGTCTTTGAAGAGAAGGTCGAAGACGCGCTGATCGGACCGATTTTCGTTATCGATTACCCGGCCAGCATCTGCCCGTTGACCAAGCGAAAGACGGGCAAGCCGGAGATTGCCGAACGCTTTGAACTATTCATTCATGGTATGGAGTTGGCGAACGCCTACACCGAACTCAATGACCCCATCCTCCAGGAGGACTTGTTCCGAACGCAATTGGATGGAATGGCGGAAGAGGACTCCATGGCGAAGATGGACCATGACTTCGTACGCGCACTGCGACACGGCATGCCTCCTGCAGGAGGTCTCGGCATCGGCATCGACCGATTGATCATGTTGCTTACGAATGCCAAGAGCATCCGGGACGTGATTCTCTTTCCGCTCCTTCGACACGAGTCGTAG
- a CDS encoding response regulator produces the protein MENQAVKPPMVLIVESDPLMLTGLAAILDKKGYRCFLARTVEIAEQATQSIAFDLIVYSFATDPIGAAQAVSKLRTTEQMLDCPVLFLADAYDPKWIEPLNLAGGVYCLPKPFEPEMFLELVDKTFCLPHLAAAKVAPPKPHFSKDWVRLSY, from the coding sequence ATGGAAAACCAAGCTGTCAAACCGCCGATGGTCCTGATTGTCGAATCGGACCCACTCATGTTGACGGGATTGGCAGCGATTCTCGATAAAAAGGGCTACCGATGTTTTTTGGCTCGGACAGTCGAAATCGCAGAACAAGCCACGCAGTCGATCGCTTTTGATCTGATCGTCTATTCCTTTGCGACCGACCCAATCGGGGCCGCCCAAGCCGTTTCGAAGTTGCGCACCACAGAACAAATGCTCGATTGCCCCGTTCTGTTTTTGGCCGACGCCTACGACCCCAAATGGATCGAACCACTCAACCTCGCCGGCGGCGTCTACTGCTTACCAAAGCCTTTCGAACCAGAAATGTTTCTCGAGCTGGTCGATAAAACCTTTTGCTTACCCCACCTGGCTGCGGCCAAGGTCGCGCCCCCCAAACCCCATTTTTCCAAAGATTGGGTTCGCCTGTCTTACTAG
- a CDS encoding phenylacetate--CoA ligase family protein, which produces MTTRLPADPFRRSIQSVSREELQQYQLERLNQLLAKTLPFNRHYQERFGISHLQLESLEQWSQFPTSTKSEWQSDGIDGIARHHSHSPNRYRRYHRTSGTRGRPMVILDTAEDWDWWTSTWQYVLDACSINSDDRILMAFSFGPFIGFWSAHDACLQRECLVIPSGGLSTLARIDLIRTASPTVLFGTPSYALHLAQEAAQRGISLRESSIRTVFVAGEPGGSIPSVRAQLEELYGAQVMDHAGATEIGPWGFGTADGKGLHVIESEFIAEFLPLDSSITNADPRWRELVITSLGRAGAPVLRYRTQDIVQPVWDRDVSGTEFVRLEGGILGRADDMFVVRGVNVFPTAIESIIRQFPGIEEFRIRAQKRGELDEVAIDIESSEPLQTLLEEALQVQLGLRIPVVPLPIGSLPKSEGKSRRIVRS; this is translated from the coding sequence ATGACAACACGACTTCCTGCGGACCCTTTTCGCCGTTCCATTCAATCCGTTTCTCGCGAGGAACTGCAGCAATACCAGCTGGAACGACTCAATCAGTTGCTTGCGAAAACCTTGCCTTTTAATCGTCACTACCAGGAGCGGTTTGGCATTTCGCATTTGCAGTTGGAGTCGTTGGAGCAATGGAGCCAATTCCCTACGTCGACCAAATCCGAGTGGCAATCGGACGGGATCGATGGGATCGCGCGACATCATTCGCACTCACCCAACCGGTACCGGCGTTATCACCGAACCAGTGGGACCCGCGGTCGTCCAATGGTGATTCTCGACACAGCGGAGGATTGGGATTGGTGGACATCCACGTGGCAATACGTCTTGGATGCTTGTTCGATTAATTCCGACGATCGCATCTTGATGGCTTTTTCGTTCGGTCCGTTCATTGGATTTTGGTCCGCCCATGATGCTTGTTTGCAGAGAGAATGTTTGGTCATACCGTCGGGTGGTTTATCCACATTGGCCCGCATCGACTTGATTCGAACCGCATCACCCACGGTTTTATTCGGAACGCCTAGCTACGCATTGCACTTAGCGCAGGAAGCGGCGCAGCGAGGGATTTCGTTGCGAGAGAGTTCCATTCGAACGGTCTTTGTTGCCGGAGAGCCTGGGGGCTCGATTCCTTCGGTGCGAGCCCAGCTAGAAGAGCTTTACGGAGCTCAAGTGATGGACCATGCGGGGGCGACGGAGATTGGACCTTGGGGATTTGGTACAGCGGACGGCAAGGGACTGCATGTCATCGAATCCGAGTTCATTGCCGAGTTTTTGCCTTTGGACTCATCGATAACCAACGCCGATCCCAGGTGGCGTGAACTGGTGATCACCTCGTTGGGTAGGGCTGGCGCACCGGTCCTCCGCTACCGCACGCAGGACATTGTTCAGCCGGTCTGGGATCGAGACGTGTCGGGGACCGAATTCGTCCGACTGGAGGGTGGAATCTTAGGTCGAGCCGATGACATGTTCGTGGTTCGCGGTGTGAACGTTTTTCCGACCGCCATCGAATCGATCATCCGTCAGTTTCCCGGCATTGAAGAATTTCGTATTCGTGCTCAGAAACGGGGGGAGCTCGATGAAGTCGCCATCGACATCGAGAGTTCCGAGCCATTGCAAACGTTGCTGGAGGAAGCGTTGCAGGTTCAGTTAGGATTGCGTATTCCGGTGGTCCCACTTCCGATCGGAAGTCTGCCGAAAAGCGAGGGGAAATCGAGACGTATCGTCCGCAGCTGA
- a CDS encoding DUF447 domain-containing protein, giving the protein MIIEGIITTENADGSMHVAPIGPHVDRELQSWSVKPFQTSTTFQNLIRTNRAIFHVTDDALLMAASVLGIGNTPSPEVLPPTRQQHWSDRIQQRRASKWVHEKGWVLEQACRAFALRAERWDVSAPRAHADCSVVHSWELRPFWGWNRAKHSILELAILVSRRQWLPPNEWQSECDRHRVFIDKTAGEEEHEALELLQEAMST; this is encoded by the coding sequence ATGATTATCGAAGGCATTATAACGACAGAAAACGCGGACGGTTCGATGCACGTTGCTCCCATCGGACCACACGTCGATCGCGAGCTTCAGTCTTGGAGTGTCAAACCGTTTCAAACGTCAACAACCTTCCAGAACTTGATTCGCACCAACCGCGCGATATTCCATGTGACGGATGATGCATTGCTCATGGCTGCGTCGGTCTTAGGGATCGGCAATACTCCCAGCCCAGAAGTATTGCCACCTACACGGCAACAGCATTGGTCGGATCGGATCCAACAGCGTCGCGCATCAAAATGGGTGCACGAGAAAGGCTGGGTGCTCGAGCAAGCGTGCCGTGCCTTCGCACTTCGAGCGGAACGATGGGATGTGTCGGCTCCCCGCGCCCATGCCGATTGTTCCGTGGTGCATTCCTGGGAACTGCGCCCTTTTTGGGGATGGAATCGGGCGAAGCATAGCATCCTCGAACTGGCGATCCTGGTCAGTCGCCGACAGTGGTTGCCCCCGAACGAATGGCAATCGGAATGCGACCGTCATCGCGTCTTCATCGATAAGACAGCCGGGGAGGAAGAGCATGAGGCGTTGGAGTTGCTGCAAGAGGCGATGTCGACATAA
- a CDS encoding Hsp70 family protein, whose translation MAAQFCIGIDLGTTNSVVAFAPLDEPDAMVAVLPIPQVVAPGTVERRLSLPSFLLRTRGPIDESLQISGFRSPFGVVGEYARRIASEQPDHCVAAAKSWLCHRDVDRNAPLLPWGSEDPDSKISPVDATTAYLTHLIDAWHLQFPDAPFQDQHIVLTVPASFDLDARELTKMAALAAGFPEAFVFLEEPQAALYNWILAHGNQWRKQLRKHDTLLVCDVGGGTTDLTLVEVVEEAGELQLKRVAVGNHLLVGGDNMDLTLAHVASQLFAAKGTKLNAWQSISLWHSCRLAKEALLKPNAPASFPLNVLGRGSKLIGGTVSIDLERSIVEATLVDGFFPKVGKGERALQDTDTGFQEIGLPFEPDSAITRHIASFLDDHLRNSDQQSVSHLLFNGGVFNSEAFRQRLIETIRSWQSDSNDSSGTDSLQGPQVLGGIEELDQAVACGAAYYGWAKSHGGIRIRGGTARSYYIGIESSGPAIPGMPRPLHALCVVPQGMEEGTECDIQSKEVGLRTGRKARFRFFSSTSRSEDRPGTLLRHWDDEELLETSPMETELPASETQGLVPVRFHAKVTELGTLELACKSTRNPDAWKLEIRVRDEAE comes from the coding sequence ATGGCAGCACAGTTTTGCATTGGAATCGATCTTGGAACGACCAACTCTGTCGTTGCGTTCGCCCCCCTGGATGAACCCGATGCGATGGTGGCAGTCCTCCCCATCCCGCAAGTCGTCGCACCAGGAACGGTGGAACGTCGACTCTCACTCCCGTCGTTTCTTCTACGCACACGCGGACCGATTGACGAGTCGCTCCAAATATCGGGCTTTCGATCCCCGTTTGGTGTGGTGGGCGAATACGCTCGCCGCATTGCGAGCGAACAACCAGACCATTGCGTTGCTGCGGCAAAAAGTTGGCTCTGTCACCGAGACGTCGATCGCAACGCACCCCTACTACCTTGGGGATCGGAGGATCCCGATTCCAAAATCTCGCCCGTCGATGCGACGACGGCGTATCTCACCCATTTGATCGATGCGTGGCATCTCCAATTCCCCGACGCTCCTTTCCAAGACCAACACATCGTTCTGACAGTCCCCGCTTCCTTTGACCTCGACGCTCGCGAACTGACCAAAATGGCGGCCCTCGCAGCCGGATTCCCTGAAGCGTTTGTATTCCTCGAAGAGCCTCAAGCGGCCCTTTACAATTGGATTCTTGCCCATGGAAACCAGTGGAGAAAACAACTAAGGAAGCATGACACACTTCTCGTTTGCGACGTGGGAGGCGGAACAACCGACTTGACATTGGTCGAAGTCGTCGAGGAGGCAGGAGAACTTCAATTGAAGCGAGTGGCAGTCGGCAATCACTTGCTCGTAGGCGGGGACAACATGGACCTAACGCTTGCTCATGTGGCCTCGCAACTGTTCGCAGCTAAAGGTACGAAACTAAACGCATGGCAATCCATTTCGCTATGGCATTCGTGCCGACTAGCGAAAGAGGCGCTCCTCAAACCGAATGCACCAGCCAGTTTCCCACTCAATGTTCTTGGTCGTGGCAGCAAACTGATCGGGGGAACCGTTTCGATCGATCTGGAGCGCTCGATCGTCGAGGCCACACTCGTCGACGGCTTCTTTCCAAAAGTCGGCAAAGGAGAACGCGCCCTCCAAGACACCGATACGGGTTTTCAGGAAATTGGCCTCCCTTTCGAACCGGACTCCGCCATCACACGCCACATCGCAAGCTTTCTCGACGACCACCTTCGAAATTCCGATCAACAATCGGTCTCTCACCTTCTGTTCAACGGGGGCGTTTTCAACTCCGAGGCATTCCGCCAACGATTGATTGAAACCATCCGTAGCTGGCAATCCGATTCCAACGACTCGTCGGGTACGGACTCGCTCCAAGGTCCGCAGGTTCTCGGTGGAATCGAGGAACTGGACCAAGCCGTCGCTTGCGGGGCAGCATACTATGGATGGGCCAAATCACACGGCGGGATTCGAATCCGCGGAGGAACCGCTAGGAGCTATTACATCGGGATCGAATCGTCCGGCCCCGCTATCCCCGGAATGCCTCGACCTCTTCATGCCCTGTGCGTCGTTCCGCAAGGAATGGAAGAGGGGACCGAATGCGATATCCAAAGCAAAGAGGTCGGGCTCCGCACGGGACGCAAAGCGCGTTTCCGATTTTTCTCCAGCACATCACGCTCCGAGGACCGCCCCGGAACACTTCTTCGACATTGGGATGACGAGGAGTTGCTCGAAACATCGCCCATGGAAACCGAATTGCCGGCATCCGAAACCCAAGGCCTCGTGCCTGTCCGATTTCACGCCAAAGTAACCGAACTCGGAACATTGGAACTCGCGTGCAAAAGCACTCGAAATCCAGACGCCTGGAAATTAGAAATCCGCGTCCGCGACGAAGCAGAATAG
- the phoU gene encoding phosphate signaling complex protein PhoU yields MSLHLSQDLNEAHNSLLRLSGSVEEMIGKSVQSLVERRGSLAAEVIEHDNEIDRVEVRIEEECLKMLALHQPVAADLRRITTMMKINNDLERIADLACNIAQRADSLCAFPEFPIPAGIEQMASMTNSMVRRSLDAFVNRDIDAAYRVILEDEKVDAKNVEVIDVLNTLMSSDRGLIAAAMHCFSASRHLEQIADHAVSIAEDIIYMVNGVIVRHRQFSIHSGISPNSGSGS; encoded by the coding sequence ATGTCACTCCACCTCAGCCAAGACCTCAACGAAGCCCACAACTCGCTCCTTCGACTCTCCGGCAGCGTAGAAGAGATGATTGGCAAGTCGGTCCAATCGCTCGTCGAACGCCGCGGTTCGCTGGCCGCCGAAGTCATCGAGCACGATAACGAGATCGATCGCGTGGAAGTACGCATCGAGGAGGAGTGCCTCAAGATGCTCGCACTACACCAACCGGTTGCGGCCGATCTTCGCCGCATCACGACCATGATGAAGATCAACAACGATCTGGAGCGGATTGCCGACTTGGCATGCAATATCGCGCAGCGCGCAGACAGCCTCTGCGCATTTCCCGAATTCCCGATTCCTGCTGGGATCGAACAAATGGCCTCGATGACGAACTCCATGGTGCGTCGTAGTCTCGACGCATTCGTCAATCGCGATATCGATGCGGCCTATCGAGTCATCCTGGAGGATGAAAAAGTCGACGCAAAGAATGTCGAAGTGATCGATGTTCTCAACACCTTGATGTCATCCGACAGGGGATTGATCGCGGCAGCGATGCACTGCTTCTCGGCTTCACGTCACCTGGAACAGATCGCAGACCATGCGGTCAGTATCGCCGAAGACATTATTTACATGGTCAACGGCGTCATCGTCCGTCACCGTCAATTTTCCATCCATTCTGGAATCTCCCCGAACTCCGGAAGCGGGTCGTAG
- a CDS encoding response regulator, which translates to MPRTKVLVVEDDRALSEVLLYNLDKAGYEVFKAFDGRDGLNQAQLRLPDVILLDVMLPVIDGVEVCRRLRANPETAKLNVILLTAKSEESDQLIGFSVGADDYVTKPFSVRVLLERIKSLLRRKSLALLDDNDIVTRRGITLDRRKYRATVDEQPVELTKSEFRLLDTLMRQPGRAFERCELIDSALGEDTLVLERTIDVHIRAIRKKVGEKANAIETVRGVGYRFQDD; encoded by the coding sequence ATGCCAAGAACGAAAGTACTGGTTGTTGAAGACGATCGAGCTCTCTCCGAAGTTCTTCTCTACAACCTCGACAAAGCTGGCTACGAAGTCTTCAAAGCGTTCGACGGTCGAGATGGATTGAATCAAGCCCAACTCAGACTCCCAGACGTTATCCTGTTGGACGTGATGCTACCGGTGATCGATGGAGTCGAAGTCTGCCGCAGACTTCGCGCCAATCCCGAAACGGCCAAACTCAATGTCATCCTGCTAACGGCCAAATCCGAGGAAAGCGATCAACTCATCGGCTTCTCCGTAGGCGCGGATGACTATGTGACCAAACCTTTCAGCGTGCGTGTCCTTCTCGAACGGATCAAATCGCTGCTGCGTCGCAAATCCCTCGCCCTCCTGGATGACAACGACATCGTCACGCGTCGAGGCATCACGCTCGATCGCCGCAAATACCGAGCTACTGTGGATGAGCAGCCTGTCGAATTAACGAAAAGCGAATTTCGACTGCTCGACACGTTGATGAGGCAGCCAGGCCGCGCCTTCGAACGCTGCGAACTTATCGACTCCGCACTCGGCGAAGACACTCTCGTTTTGGAACGGACCATCGATGTCCACATAAGAGCCATTCGCAAGAAAGTAGGCGAAAAAGCCAACGCTATCGAGACAGTACGCGGTGTCGGCTATCGATTCCAAGACGACTGA
- the purN gene encoding phosphoribosylglycinamide formyltransferase has product MTSLPIAVLISGGGTTLKNLIDLQQQNRLPVEFRLVISSRADAGGLKFASDAGIPARVVSKRKGQSPEKHSEQVFAPIRESGSQLVVMGGYLQHVLIPSDFENRVINIHPSLIPSFCGQGMYGLKVHQAAIDFGVRITGCTVHFVDNEYDHGPILLQRACEVLEDDTAESLQKRVFGVEREALPEAIRILATKWGYSG; this is encoded by the coding sequence ATGACCTCTCTACCGATTGCTGTCCTCATTTCTGGCGGGGGAACCACCCTTAAAAACTTGATCGATCTGCAACAACAGAATCGATTGCCCGTCGAGTTTCGACTGGTTATCAGTTCGCGTGCGGATGCTGGGGGATTGAAGTTTGCTAGCGACGCAGGGATACCTGCTCGAGTCGTATCCAAACGGAAGGGCCAGTCACCAGAAAAGCATTCCGAACAAGTATTTGCACCGATTCGAGAAAGCGGTTCCCAGTTGGTGGTGATGGGGGGGTATTTGCAGCATGTGTTGATACCGTCCGACTTCGAGAATCGTGTGATCAATATCCATCCATCTTTGATTCCTTCGTTTTGCGGGCAAGGTATGTATGGGCTGAAGGTTCATCAGGCAGCGATCGATTTTGGAGTTCGGATCACAGGATGTACCGTGCATTTTGTCGATAATGAATATGATCACGGGCCGATTTTGCTCCAGAGGGCATGCGAAGTCCTCGAGGACGACACCGCCGAGTCGTTGCAGAAGCGAGTCTTTGGGGTAGAACGCGAGGCCTTGCCGGAGGCGATACGGATCTTGGCAACAAAGTGGGGCTATAGCGGATGA
- a CDS encoding peroxiredoxin family protein: MPNPVPSPEVPARPLLAVGGRAPRLQVEHWLTDGMGRLPVDTVFEPGRVYVVEFWSTTCGPCFQTIPHLADLQTKYQSSGVRVIGITTEPPELVKPFLEREIQRSDGRTFRLGDVAKAYNLGSDTDGSVDTDYMMASGQIAIPVAFVVGKQGLIEWIGPPLDLDGPLAAAVAEQ, encoded by the coding sequence ATGCCCAATCCGGTCCCGTCGCCCGAGGTACCCGCCCGTCCTCTCCTCGCTGTAGGGGGCCGTGCACCTCGATTGCAAGTGGAGCACTGGCTAACCGACGGAATGGGGCGACTGCCGGTGGATACCGTTTTCGAACCGGGAAGGGTGTATGTAGTAGAGTTTTGGTCCACGACCTGCGGGCCTTGCTTTCAGACGATTCCCCATCTGGCGGATTTGCAGACGAAGTATCAGTCATCGGGGGTTCGCGTGATAGGCATCACGACCGAACCACCTGAGCTCGTTAAGCCCTTCTTAGAGCGGGAGATTCAACGTTCGGATGGACGTACCTTCCGGCTTGGCGACGTGGCGAAGGCATACAATCTCGGATCGGATACCGATGGCTCCGTCGATACGGACTATATGATGGCTTCAGGGCAAATTGCCATTCCGGTTGCATTTGTTGTTGGGAAGCAAGGCTTGATCGAATGGATCGGACCTCCCTTGGATTTGGACGGTCCCCTTGCCGCAGCCGTTGCGGAACAGTGA